One Bombus pascuorum chromosome 4, iyBomPasc1.1, whole genome shotgun sequence DNA segment encodes these proteins:
- the LOC132906525 gene encoding uncharacterized protein LOC132906525 isoform X2 — translation MQNWNQWQLSAGAVATPMPQPPVGYAVPGTDPTAMMQAYMQYYNQPAPSGYTAEQWAAAQQQNWAQWQQWQQQYQQWQAQYGEKYQETMKHMSAQNMSLANQVSQLPIVQPPPPLPKEDTKPPLPPNNMNTYQFTSMPPPHQNNLPLFPVKQNANTPMQQTNIQNCPQNPPLPPNQPPLPPENNNSSKENNSLNGKRSNSIGSESNSVKKLKIEDEELTEAEKTFDAQFKQWEEQFNKWKQQNANHPDKTQYKQYEAKWTSWREKLIERREQMRRKREQQKQTIVKVDVEKNKGSSGDDKILNILSSTENQGLINNLLGIGKTLGLTAKQSINVPPPPPPPPATETVASNIQTATSSQVSQSSTTQLPVMNMMSSNMTSSPWNSQQWTAQYNAGVNVSNFSNFQAMTGVPPPPFNMPPTQMPPPNFTQPPPNFPAIPNFSQPPPGFVSNDSRQNHNVRPPVPPNMQGRPPSFGMNTGKGPDNNLIHNERQNQPGSMNNFDSVGHQGNFGINDAGHQKEGIPAERFGPDSINDQQSNQFRNDMFGQRNENYKLNDERVSETEQFRREDRNYQEHGNNQFNQQKMNFNNERFASGNDRFGPGNNRFGPTNDRFGPGNERFGMTNDRFGPGDNRFVVGNDRFGPGGDRVGQGTEPVNDRFGTNNNRFGPNNEPYGPGGDRFNRNSMDRFDQKDVVDNRRDSFLNVSRGFSRNNQFEPPDKFAPELKKLMEKRRAAMDVFKPSYFDSDKSSSVSSLSESFKKITGESPFMKSAGNQNLGPRGSSNFGPGAPGNYRIPGDFKLHGNPDFGPRALLGIVRNNSFDSRDSFKGSNSSSQQMQDLMHTEPRSEMVNIGNDTNVKNEVKNESTTAVEQIAVNNSKSTEQNVDNAQKDSSENYSIQKDIPLLEKPPWVNAQLPEDSLLQKDSTKEEEIPSTNYSSEQDPQNAFKEQTEAKQELSNNDSENTEKKPEVLPFMGENDLKPEDLNMEPPPELPNLGPVLTDTNEPTDSVQRTDEPYDGKESSLKSFVSNTESFEPRGPFDSTFGPRGMPFRPSTPFLSPRGPNNVRFPMFDPPFNSSDPNPYSLGPRGPNDVQFGPRALNDGQFDPRGPSDGQFGPRASNNAQFGPRGLGDGQYGPRGTGDGQFGSRAPNDGQFGQRVPNDAQFGPRGPNDGQFGPRSVNDGMFGPRGPNDGLFGTRGPVENQFGLRAPNNAQFGPRSSNIGQFGPRYDAQLSLSRPNDGQFGPRATNDGQFGPHGPNNRPFDNRAPCDQFMPRGLNEGQPRFSGLNDRLFGSRRNDPPYQRSPGGSKGANDGQFPNRFNEKQFDNSTDGCFGSQSSNDAYFGPRGPIGSSNDTSFLSRGQPDRSFDNRQLDVRGIGELRSKGPIDNNSGSKIQGTSEISGDGGVFTNNEQISIDESMQQRQFDSNDAQNSVWRQPYSKNSFGDVDQRSGRGYLDKSMLPQNESFNQSIANDIERRSPKNGNKCNVPDKRSERNINDITVSDYKTGYTESSSGSDYTKFDNSNIYVKRPMDNRQSQVRCSAVKEFCIEKQFNYNHSGASSDKKFIEHIPAKVIDYAHTSRSSNQDHLTPVQCFDYGHGNLKPLVPEHEVYPKKDFRNWEENEQNLKDYTEKIRRYERYANKTESRHPRDYKQRRNSEEFIDDRKPERERREKEDYKAKERDDRIFDHTSDKDQDNRYDKSPIKERTRERCEPSQKETTKENDKDEDRSKGNINWQENSNKNVIDTKPSETSVTDAQHNVLESTPKTLELAKTPNCTMVDDLLCPPGRQNRPPKIAIILRGPPGSGKSFVAKLIKDKEVEQGGSAPRILSLDDYFLVEKEIESTDDNGKKVTVKEMVYEYEEAMEQSYITSLVKAFKKNIIDGFFNFIILDCINEKISDYEEMWSFAKTKGFKVYVCEMEMDLQICLKRNIHNRTEDEINRIIDYFEPTPSYHQKLDVNSMLQEQAIEEVHMEDTEETQEKSPQQNEDSQDSQDDIQDTIGVSKWERMEAEDKLDRLDGLAKKKNEGKVQTMKDFLQVPDYYNMEDTSGKKRVRWADLEERKEQEKMRAVGFVVGHTNWDRMMDPTKGGSALTRTKFFSLS, via the exons atgcaaaattggAACCAATGGCAATTGTCAGCTGGTGCTGTTGCTACTCCAATGCCACAACCACCAGTTGGTTATGCTGTACCAGGAACAGATCCTACAGCTATGATGCAGGCATACATGCAGTATTATAATCAACCA GCACCTAGTGGGTACACAGCTGAACAATGGGCTGCAGCTCAACAACAAAACTGGGCTCAGTGGCAGCAATGGCAGCAACAATATCAGCAATGGCAAGCACAGTATGGGGAGAAG TACCAAGAAACAATGAAACACATGTCAGCCCAGAACATGAGCTTAGCTAATCAGGTGTCACAGTTACCAATCGTACAACCTCCACCACCTCTTCCAAAGGAGGATACAAAACCGCCATTACCTCCTAATAATATGAACACATATCAATTTACAAGCATGCCTCCTCCACATCAAAACAATCTTCCATTATTTCCCGTCAAACAAAACGCGAATACACCAATGCAacaaacaaatatacaaaactgTCCTCAAAACCCCCCTTTACCTCCAAATCAGCCACCATTACCTCCTGAAAATAACAATAGtagtaaagaaaataatagtttaaatgGTAAACGCAGTAATAGTATCGGTAGTGAATCTAATAGtgttaaaaagttgaaaatcgAAGATGAAGAACTAACTGAAGCCGAGAAAACATTTGACGCTCAGTTTAAACAGTGGGAGGAGCAGTTTAATAAGTGGAAACAACAAAATGCTAATCATCCAGACAAG acCCAGTATAAACAATATGAAGCTAAATGGACATCCTGGCGAGAGAAGCTTATCGAACGACGTGAACAAATGCGTAGGAAACGCGAGCAACAAAAGCAAACTATTGTTAAAGTAGATGTTGAAAAGAATAAAGGCTCGTCTGGTGATGATAAGATACTGAACATTCTATCCAGTACAGAAAATCAAGGATTAATCAACAATTTATTGGGTATTGGAAAAACTCTTGGCTTAACTGCAAAGCAGAGTATTAACGTACCTCCAccgccaccaccgccaccAGCAACAGAAACAGTAGCGTCTAACATTCAAACAGCAACTTCCTCTCAAGTATCACAGTCGTCGACAACTCAGCTACCAGTCATGAACATGATGTCTTCTAATATGACTTCGTCACCTTGGAATTCTCAACAATGGACAGCACAGTATAATGCAGGCGTGAACGTATCGAACTTCTCTAACTTCCAAGCTATGACTGGAGTACCTCCACCTCCATTCAATATGCCACCAACTCAAATGCCTCCACCAAACTTTACACAACCGCCGCCGAATTTTCCAGCTATACCAAACTTTTCACAACCACCGCCGGGATTTGTTAGCAATGACTCACGACAGAATCACAACGTACGACCGCCAGTTCCACCCAACATGCAAGGAAGACCTCCTTCATTCGGAATGAATACCGGTAAAGGTCCAGATAATAATTTGATACACAACGAACGTCAAAATCAACCTGGTTCTATGAACAACTTTGACTCAGTAGGTCATCAGGGTAATTTCGGTATAAATGATGCTGGGCATCAAAAGGAAGGCATACCAGCAGAACGTTTTGGTCCAGATAGTATAAATGATCAACAAAGTAATCAATTTCGCAATGATATGTTTGGtcaacgaaatgaaaattataaattaaatgatgAACGAGTATCTGAAACCGAACAATTTAGAAGAGAAGATAGGAACTATCAAGAACACGGAAATAATCAGTTCAATCAACAGAAAATGAACTTTAACAACGAGAGATTTGCTTCTGGAAACGATCGGTTTGGGCCAGGAAACAATCGGTTCGGTCCAACGAACGATAGATTCGGACCTGGAAACGAGCGGTTTGGGATGACAAATGATCGATTTGGACCTGGAGATAACAGATTCGTCGTTGGAAATGATAGATTTGGACCAGGAGGTGACAGGGTAGGACAAGGAACTGAACCTGTTAATGATCGTTTTGGAACAAACAATAATCGATTTGGTCCAAATAATGAACCTTATGGTCCTGGGGGTGATAGGTTTAATAGGAATAGTATGGATCGTTTTGACCAAAAAGACGTAGTAGATAATAGACGTGATAGTTTTCTAAATGTTTCAAGAGGTTTCAGTAGGAATAATCAATTTGAACCACCAGATAAATTTGCACCAGAACTAAAGAAGCTTATGGAAAAAAGGAGAGCTGCGATGGACGTATTCAAACCAAGTTATTTTGATTCTGATAAAAGTAGCAGCGTTAGTTCACTGAGTGAAAGCTTTAAGAAGATTACAGGTGAGTCTCCATTCATGAAATCTGCTGGAAACCAAAATTTGGGACCTCGTGGATCTTCTAACTTTGGACCAGGCGCACCTGGTAATTACAGAATACCTGGAGATTTTAAGCTTCATGGAAATCCTGACTTTGGACCGCGTGCTCTTCTAGGAATTGTACGCAACAATTCGTTCGATTCGCGGGATTCATTCAAAGGATCGAATTCTAGTTCACAACAAATGCAAGATCTTATGCATACCGAACCTAGATCGGAAATGGTGAATATTGGAAACGACACGAATGTGAAGAACGAGGTTAAAAATGAATCTACTACTGCAGTAGAACAAATTGCGGTAAATAATTCGAAATCGACTGAACAAAACGTCGATAATGCACAAAAAGACAGTTCTGAGAATTATTCAATACAGAAAGACATTCCATTATTAGAAAAACCACCTTGGGTTAACGCTCAACTTCCTGAAGATAGCTTATTGCAGAAGGATAGTACtaaggaagaagaaattcCGTCTACAAACTATAGCTCAGAACAGGATCCACAGAATGCCTTCAAAGAACAAACAGAGGCAAAGCAAGAACTATCTAATAATGATAGTGAAAATACCGAGAAAAAACCTGAAGTGTTACCTTTTATGGGAGAAAATGATCTAAAACCTGAAGATTTAAATATGGAGCCACCGCCTGAATTACCCAATTTAGGTCCTGTTCTTACAGACACTAATGAACCTACTGATTCTGTACAAAGAACAGATGAACCATATGATGGAAAAGAGTCTTCCTTGAAATCGTTTGTAAGTAACACTGAATCTTTTGAACCAAGAGGACCGTTTGATTCTACATTTGGTCCAAGGGGAATGCCATTTAGACCAAGTACACCTTTTTTGAGTCCTAGAGGTCCTAACAATGTAAGATTTCCTATGTTTGATCCACCATTTAATTCTTCTGATCCAAATCCGTACTCATTAGGTCCTCGTGGACCCAATGATGTACAATTTGGTCCAAGAGCTTTGAATGATGGGCAGTTTGACCCAAGAGGCCCGAGCGATGGACAGTTTGGTCCAAGAGCTTCGAATAATGCGCAATTTGGTCCTCGAGGTCTTGGTGATGGACAATATGGCCCTCGAG GTACTGGTGATGGACAATTTGGTTCAAGAGCTCCCAATGATGGGCAGTTCGGTCAACGGGTTCCAAACGATGCACAATTTGGCCCAAGGGGACCTAATGATGGACAATTTGGCCCTAGAAGTGTCAATGATGGAATGTTTGGACCAAGAGGTCCTAATGATGGACTATTTGGGACGAGAGGTCCCGTTGAAAATCAATTCGGATTAAGAGCTCCTAATAATGCACAGTTTGGACCTAGATCTTCGAATATTGGACAATTTGGCCCCAGATATGATGCTCAGTTAAGTTTAAGCAGACCTAATGATGGACAATTCGGTCCTAGAGCGACAAACGATGGTCAATTCGGGCCCCACGGGCCTAATAATAGACCATTTGATAATCGAGCTCCTTGCGATCAGTTTATGCCCAGAGGACTTAACGAAGGACAGCCAAGATTTTCAGGACTCAACGATAGACTTTTTGGTTCACGACGCAATGATCCACCTTATCAACGAAGTCCAGGTGGTTCGAAAGGTGCAAACGACGGCCAATTTCCAAATAGATTTAATGAGAAACAATTTGATAATTCTACTGATGGATGCTTTGGTTCACAGAGTTCTAATGATGCATATTTTGGTCCACGAGGTCCAATAGGTAGCTCAAATGACACTTCTTTCTTATCTCGAGGTCAACCTGACAGATCTTTTGATAACCGACAACTTGATGTCAGAGGAATTGGAGAACTTAGATCAAAAGGACcaattgataataattctgGTTCCAAGATACAGGGTACTTCAGAAATAAGTGGTGATGGTGGAGTATTCACTAATAATGAGCAAATATCAATTGATGAAAGTATGCAACAGAGGCAATTCGATTCTAATGATGCACAGAACTCAGTCTGGAGGCAACCATACTCTAAAAACAGCTTCGGAGATGTAGATCAAAGATCTGGAAGAGGCTATCTTGATAAATCCATGTTGCCTCAAAATGAATCATTTAATCAGAGTATAGCGAACGACATCGAACGACGATCTCCTAAGAATGGAAATAAATGTAACGTTCCTGATAAAAGATCAGAGAGAAATATAAACGATATAACGGTGAGTGATTACAAGACTGGATACACAGAATCTTCATCAGGTTCTGATTATACAAAATTCGATAACTCTAATATATACGTGAAACGACCTATGGATAACAGACAAAGCCAAGTTAGGTGTTCAGCTGTGAAAGAATTTTGTATagagaaacaatttaattataatcatagCGGGGCTAGCAGCGACAAGAAATTTATCGAGCATATACCTGCTAAAGTAATAGATTACGCCCACACTTCCCGATCATCGAATCAAGATCACTTAACTCCTGTGCAATGTTTCGACTATGGACATGGCAATTTAAAACCTCTAGTGCCAGAGCATGAAGTGTACCCAAAGAAAGATTTTAGAAATTGGGAGGAGAACGAACagaatttaaaagattatacAGAGAAAATCAGGAGGTACGAACGTTATGCGAACAAAACAGAATCTAGACACCCTCGAGACTacaaacaaagaagaaatagcGAAGAATTCATAGACGATAGAAAACCTGAAAGGGAACGCAGAGAGAAGGAGGACTATAAAGCGAAAGAACGTGATGATAGGATATTTGATCATACGTCTGACAAAGATCAAGATAACCGCTATGATAAGAGTCCCATTAAAG AAAGAACACGGGAAAGATGTGAACCGTCTCAAAAGGAAACGACTAAAGAGAATGACAAAGATGAAGACAG aTCGAAAGGAAATATAAACTGGCAGGAGAATTCAAACAAGAACGTCATAGATACAAAGCCATCAGAGACCAG TGTTACAGATGCTCAGCATAATGTGTTGGAATCTACACCAAAAACTTTGGAATTGGCAAAAACACCGAACTGCACAATGGTGGATGACTTATTATGCCCTCCAGGTCGTCAGAACAGACCACCAAAAATAGCTATAATTTTAAGGGGTCCACCAGGCAGTGGAAAATCTTTTGTGGCAAAACTTATTAAg GATAAGGAAGTTGAACAAGGAGGTTCTGCACCACGAATATTAAGTCTTGATGATTATTTCTTGGTAGAGAAGGAGATAGAATCCACAGATGATAACGGAAAGAAAGTTACGGTTaag GAAATGGTCTATGAGTACGAGGAAGCAATGGAGCAAAGTTACATCACATCTCTTGTTAAAgcttttaaaaagaatattatcgatggtttctttaatttcattatattggATTGTATCAACGAAAAAATATCCGATTATGAAGAAATGTGGAGTTTTGCTAAAACAAAAGGCTTCAAA gtGTATGTTTGTGAGATGGAAATGgatttacaaatttgtttaaaaagaaatattcacaATCGTACagaagatgaaataaatagaattatagatTATTTTGAGCCAACTCCAAGTTATCATCAAAAATTGGATGTTAATTCTATGTTACAGGAACAAGCAATCGAAGaa GTTCATATGGAAGACACTGAAGAAACCCAGGAGAAATCTCCACAACAAAATGAAGATAGTCAAGATAGTCAAGATGATATTCAAGATACTAtt GGGGTTAGCAAGTGGGAACGTATGGAAGCAGAGGACAAATTAG aTCGTTTGGATGGGcttgcaaaaaagaaaaatgaaggaaaGGTGCAAACTATGAAAGATTTCCTTCAAGTTCCTGACTATTATAATATGGAAGATACTTCTGGTAAAAAACGT GTACGTTGGGCAGATTTGGAAGAACGtaaagaacaagaaaaaatGCGCGCTGTAGGATTTGTAGTCGGTCATACAAATTGGGATCGTATGATGGATCCCACAAAAGGAGGAAGCGCCTTAACACGCACAAA GTTTTTCTCACTatcataa